From the genome of Virgibacillus siamensis, one region includes:
- a CDS encoding ribonucleoside-diphosphate reductase subunit alpha yields MKVDTAILLEKAQQNDSHESLIKAALEQMDEANPDWTFAASRIYLDQIYREAAENRGNMSGYGDFHHLIETLTDKGIYSDLLLQKYTKEEIDFFSEYIQPDRDHLFNYLGLYTLATRYLARDHDKKVYELPQERWMVIAMYLMQDEEPAQRTEYVMEAYWALSNLYMTVATPTMTNAGKTHGQLSSCFIDTVDDSLQSIYDSNTDIAKLSKNGGGIGVYMGKIRSRGSSIKGFKNMSSGVVPWIKQLNNTAVNVDQLGTRKGAIAIYLDVWHRDIEAFLDLKLNNGDDRLRAHDIFTGVCLPDLFMEQVEKRGDWHLFDPHEVRQVMGFSLEDFYDEEAGTGSFRERYLECAASPLLTKRTVPAIEIMKRIMKSQLESGTPFMFYRDEVNRHNTNAHKGMIYCSNLCTEITQNQSPTEFLEEYVEAEDTIVQKYKSGDYVVCNLSSINLGRAVPDGVLERLIRIQVRMLDNVIDINTLPIKQARLTNQKYRAIGLGTFGWHHLLAKKGVHWETDEAVSFADKLYEKIAYLTIQNSMELSKEKGSYPAFAGSKWESGTYFSEKNYIGKAWDELKAGVTEHGIRNGYLMAVAPNSSTSMIAGSTASIDPVFKPFYFEEKKDFKIAAAAPELDYRTYDIYRKSAYILDQRWSIRQNAARQKHVDQSISFNFYVPNTIKASVLLDLHLQAWKEGLKTTYYVRSTSNDVEECEWCES; encoded by the coding sequence TTGAAGGTGGATACAGCGATATTGCTAGAGAAAGCTCAACAGAATGATTCACATGAGAGTTTGATAAAGGCGGCGCTTGAACAGATGGATGAGGCGAATCCGGACTGGACGTTTGCCGCAAGCAGGATTTACCTGGATCAAATATACCGGGAGGCGGCGGAAAATAGAGGGAATATGTCTGGCTACGGGGACTTTCATCATCTGATCGAGACATTAACCGATAAAGGGATTTATTCCGATCTTTTGCTGCAAAAGTATACGAAGGAGGAAATTGATTTTTTTTCTGAATACATACAACCGGATCGTGATCACCTTTTCAACTACCTTGGACTATATACGCTGGCTACCAGGTATTTGGCACGTGACCATGATAAGAAGGTTTATGAATTGCCTCAGGAGCGTTGGATGGTTATCGCGATGTATCTGATGCAGGATGAGGAGCCAGCCCAGCGTACCGAATACGTAATGGAGGCTTACTGGGCGCTCAGCAATTTATATATGACGGTAGCGACACCGACGATGACAAATGCCGGGAAGACGCATGGTCAATTGTCCAGCTGTTTTATTGACACGGTTGATGACAGCCTGCAGTCAATCTATGACAGCAACACAGATATCGCCAAACTGTCCAAAAACGGCGGCGGAATTGGTGTTTATATGGGAAAAATCCGCAGCCGCGGCAGTTCCATTAAAGGGTTTAAAAACATGTCCAGCGGTGTTGTTCCATGGATTAAGCAGTTGAATAATACGGCGGTGAATGTTGATCAGCTCGGTACCCGCAAAGGTGCGATTGCCATTTATCTGGATGTGTGGCATCGCGATATTGAGGCATTTCTTGATTTGAAGTTGAATAATGGGGACGATCGTTTGCGGGCCCATGATATTTTCACAGGGGTATGCCTGCCTGATTTGTTTATGGAACAGGTGGAAAAACGCGGCGACTGGCATTTATTTGACCCGCATGAAGTACGTCAGGTGATGGGTTTTTCACTGGAAGATTTCTATGATGAAGAAGCTGGAACAGGAAGTTTTCGGGAGCGTTATCTGGAATGTGCCGCATCGCCATTGTTAACGAAACGAACGGTTCCGGCCATTGAAATTATGAAGCGGATTATGAAGTCGCAGCTCGAGTCCGGCACGCCATTTATGTTTTACCGGGATGAAGTGAACCGGCATAACACAAACGCACATAAAGGAATGATCTATTGCTCTAATCTTTGTACGGAAATCACGCAAAATCAGTCACCGACCGAATTTCTGGAGGAATATGTGGAAGCAGAGGATACGATTGTCCAAAAATATAAGTCCGGTGATTATGTCGTGTGTAATTTGAGTTCCATTAATCTGGGGCGGGCTGTTCCGGACGGGGTGTTGGAACGTCTGATCAGGATTCAGGTCCGTATGCTTGATAATGTTATTGACATAAATACATTGCCGATCAAGCAAGCCCGGCTGACCAATCAAAAATACCGGGCAATCGGTCTTGGGACGTTCGGCTGGCATCATTTGCTCGCGAAAAAAGGTGTACATTGGGAAACGGATGAAGCGGTATCATTTGCAGATAAGCTTTATGAAAAAATAGCCTATTTAACGATTCAAAACAGCATGGAATTAAGTAAGGAAAAAGGCAGTTATCCAGCCTTTGCAGGGAGCAAGTGGGAATCAGGCACTTATTTTTCCGAAAAAAATTATATCGGCAAAGCATGGGATGAACTAAAAGCAGGAGTTACGGAACATGGTATTCGAAACGGCTATCTGATGGCTGTTGCACCGAATTCGTCAACATCCATGATTGCCGGGTCCACAGCAAGTATTGATCCTGTTTTTAAGCCGTTTTATTTTGAGGAGAAAAAGGATTTTAAGATAGCAGCTGCGGCTCCGGAACTTGATTACCGGACGTACGATATTTACCGGAAGTCAGCCTATATTCTTGATCAGCGCTGGTCGATCCGTCAGAATGCTGCACGGCAAAAGCACGTTGATCAAAGCATTTCCTTTAACTTTTATGTACCAAATACAATCAAAGCATCCGTATTGCTTGATTTGCACCTGCAGGCTTGGAAAGAAGGGTTGAAAACAACGTATTATGTCCGGTCGACCTCAAATGACGTCGAAGAATGTGAGTGGTGTGAAAGTTGA
- a CDS encoding GbsR/MarR family transcriptional regulator, translating into MDNTQHNLESVKDQFIEKIADNMHSFGVATSVGRVLGIIYMHGAPMTLDELSAETGMSKTRMSQVVREMMELNIAEKVFKKGIRKDLYQVEQDYYQTFISLFTSNWQKAISKSRNFENRLKRQLENLHHKDSLTEEDEAAVNEVLAELHEWTSYYDWIRRLTEFFESGEIFKYVPKEK; encoded by the coding sequence ATGGATAATACACAACATAATCTGGAATCGGTGAAAGATCAGTTCATCGAAAAAATAGCCGATAACATGCATTCTTTTGGGGTGGCCACCAGTGTTGGACGCGTGCTTGGCATTATCTACATGCATGGTGCACCAATGACGCTGGATGAACTTTCCGCTGAAACCGGAATGAGCAAAACAAGAATGAGCCAGGTTGTCCGGGAAATGATGGAGCTGAATATTGCAGAAAAAGTTTTTAAAAAGGGAATCCGCAAAGACTTGTATCAGGTTGAACAGGATTATTACCAGACATTCATATCACTGTTTACCTCTAATTGGCAGAAAGCGATCAGCAAAAGCAGAAACTTTGAAAACAGATTAAAAAGACAGTTGGAAAACCTGCATCACAAAGATAGTCTGACGGAAGAAGATGAAGCGGCAGTTAACGAAGTTTTGGCAGAACTCCACGAATGGACTTCCTATTATGATTGGATCCGCCGCCTTACGGAATTTTTCGAGAGCGGAGAAATTTTTAAGTATGTCCCGAAAGAGAAGTAG
- a CDS encoding BCCT family transporter has translation MKSKLIDWPTFIGALVLLFLVTIPLIIYPEAGKKAVNIANDFMTGNFGVLYLLTGLAAFAFLLFVAFSKNGQVKLGDEDDEKEFGTISWAAMLFAAGIGSSILYWGMIEWAYYYQGPPFGITPESKQAVEWASSYGIFHWGPIAWAIYTLPALPIAYFYYVRKKPVLKISEAVRPVLGKLVDGPIGVIVDVLFIFGLMGGAGTTLALGTPMIAQGVHDITGIPVSLGMKTVIMLVCTAIFAVSAYSGIRRGIKILSDINLWLAIFILLFIFIFGPTLFISETTFTSIGLIADNFFKMSTWLEPFGNLTGFKETGFPESWTIFYWAWWVVYAPFVGLFVARISRGRTIREMIFGTMIYGTIGCILFFGIMGNFGLYLQLTGSFDVIGFMNEYGAPAAIIAILHQLPISNVVVALFTILAIIFLATTFDSSSYILAAVVQKEVQSEPLRWNRLFWAFSLCLLPLALMFVGDLETLQTASIVAGFPVIFIMGLLAWSFMKASNTDIRESKDYYPPTIHIDRREILERLRKRKETKRKRSALEAMQDKDID, from the coding sequence ATGAAATCAAAATTAATTGATTGGCCCACATTTATAGGAGCTTTAGTATTGCTCTTTCTCGTTACAATTCCATTAATCATCTATCCGGAAGCCGGAAAAAAAGCCGTCAATATAGCCAATGACTTTATGACCGGTAATTTCGGAGTATTATATTTACTCACGGGACTCGCAGCATTTGCATTTCTCCTGTTCGTCGCATTCAGTAAAAATGGACAGGTAAAACTTGGTGATGAGGATGATGAAAAAGAATTCGGCACCATTTCATGGGCAGCCATGCTGTTTGCGGCAGGGATTGGCTCCAGTATTCTCTATTGGGGAATGATTGAGTGGGCTTACTACTATCAGGGCCCTCCATTTGGCATCACCCCGGAGTCGAAACAGGCTGTCGAGTGGGCTTCAAGCTACGGTATTTTCCACTGGGGACCGATAGCTTGGGCAATTTATACACTGCCAGCTCTGCCAATTGCCTACTTCTATTATGTCCGTAAAAAACCCGTCTTAAAAATAAGTGAAGCAGTACGACCGGTGCTCGGCAAACTTGTCGATGGTCCTATCGGCGTCATTGTTGATGTTCTGTTCATTTTCGGATTGATGGGCGGTGCCGGTACAACACTGGCACTCGGAACACCAATGATTGCACAAGGTGTACACGATATAACCGGAATTCCGGTCTCCCTCGGGATGAAAACAGTCATTATGCTGGTGTGTACAGCTATCTTTGCAGTAAGTGCCTATTCCGGAATTCGACGCGGCATTAAAATTTTGAGTGATATTAATTTATGGCTGGCTATTTTTATACTTCTGTTCATCTTTATTTTTGGACCGACATTGTTTATCAGTGAAACGACATTTACAAGCATCGGACTGATTGCGGACAACTTTTTCAAAATGTCCACTTGGCTGGAACCATTCGGAAATTTGACAGGCTTTAAAGAAACAGGATTCCCGGAATCATGGACAATCTTTTATTGGGCATGGTGGGTTGTATATGCACCATTTGTCGGGTTGTTCGTTGCGCGTATTTCCCGCGGCCGCACAATCCGTGAAATGATTTTTGGTACGATGATTTACGGAACCATCGGCTGTATTCTGTTCTTTGGTATTATGGGTAATTTTGGACTATATTTACAGTTAACCGGGAGCTTTGATGTGATTGGCTTCATGAATGAATATGGTGCACCCGCAGCAATTATAGCAATTTTACATCAGCTGCCCATATCCAATGTGGTAGTTGCCTTATTTACGATTTTGGCAATCATCTTTCTGGCAACAACGTTTGATTCATCATCGTATATCCTGGCTGCAGTGGTACAAAAGGAAGTACAGAGTGAACCACTTCGCTGGAACCGTCTTTTCTGGGCATTTTCTTTATGCTTGCTGCCGCTCGCGCTGATGTTTGTCGGTGATTTGGAAACCTTGCAAACAGCGAGTATTGTTGCCGGATTTCCGGTAATATTCATCATGGGGCTCTTGGCATGGTCATTTATGAAGGCTTCCAACACCGATATCCGGGAGTCAAAAGATTACTATCCGCCGACAATTCAT